From Periophthalmus magnuspinnatus isolate fPerMag1 chromosome 1, fPerMag1.2.pri, whole genome shotgun sequence:
taaacattaaagttTTCataatattatgcattattagaCTTTTAAACCTTCCTTTGGGACATCTAATCATGACAGGATTAGGCAAGTGTAACCCCTTCCATGTAGGGTTACCCTTACCTAGTCCGTGTTtgaccctgattggctcactCCCAATTGGTTggtgaataaatgactggagcagctctgtacctgtctgctcctccgcccctcccactccgctctcactgtgtctgtgcaacTGGCGTTTGGACTGGATGACAACTACTCGGCTTTAAACATTACTTTCCACATTCTTCTCACACACGACTCAATGGTGAGTTTTGCCAAAACGTTTTCGATCTTAAATAATCATTGAAATCCCCCAAATTCAAAGCCAGTGCCGAGTTTGGCGTAAATTAAGTCGCGGTTTGTTTCCGCATATCCGCGTGTTGAATTCCGCTAAGAATgcgagtatttttgtgtttgttttgaattacggCAATCATTAACTAAAATCTATGAATGGAACATCATGTTCTAATTAACTTTGATGTGTTAACTTTAATTCGGCAGCACTGTTATGCTGTTTTGATACATTCTGTTAATGTAATTGATATATATTGTCTAATTgtaactgtaggcctttctattctccacgtgagttcacttcattcattctggccgctgtttacatccctccgtgcgcggacacgcacgaggcccagcgcgtgctcgcggagcagattctggatgtggagcgaaccttcccggactctttactgatcatcctgggggattttaataagggaaatctgagccaggaactacccaaatataaacagtttattaattgcccgacgagagagcagaagacgctggatcactgttacacaacggtcagtggagcctacagagccgtgccccgcgctgctctaggatactctgatcacgtcatggttcacctcatccctgcttacaaacaacggctgaaactctccaaacctgctgtgaggacttctaagaagtggaccagtgaggctgtggaggagcttcgcacgtgtttggacactacagactgggatgtgttcaaggctgccacagacagtttggatgagtacacagatactgtgacgtcatacattcagttctgtgaggacagcatcattccatcatgcaccagggtgacttttaacaacgacaaaccctggttcacacccagacttagacatttgaggagggaaaaggagatggctttcagggcaggagatcgtgaaggctacaggcgttgcaagtatgcgtttagcaaagaggtggaaaaggctaaagcgaaatacaatacacgtctggagcagcaattctccaccaacgactctgcttctgtctggagagggcttaggcaaatcaccaactacaggcccaaagcccctcccgccgtggacaacaaacaactagcagaaaagttaaacggcttttatgcgaggtttgaagtctcacacccctccccctcctcccccaccatcacggacattacctccaaacccacctcggaccccccctcctcccccactgccctcacagttgtggagcaggacgtgactaagcttttcaggaagcagaatccccgtaaggccgcgggcccagacggtgtctctccttccacccttagacactgtgctgaggaactggctcctgtcttcacggacatttttaacacctccctggagtcatgtcacgtcccagcctgcttcaagctgtccaccattgtccccgtccccaagaagcccaggatcactggacttaatgactacagacctgtggcgctgacgtctgtagtcatgaagtcatttgagcgcctggtcctgcaccacctcaagtccttcacctcccccctcctggaccctctgcagtttgcctacagagccaatcggtctgtggacgacgccattaacctggcccttcacttcatcctccagcatctggactccccgggaacctacgccaggatcctgtttgtggacttcagctctgcattcaacaccatcctccctgctctactccaggacaagctcgctcagctcaacgtgcctgactccacctgcaggtggatcactgacttcctgacagacaggagacagcgcgtgcggctggggaagaatgtctcggacactcggactatcagcacaggatctccacagggctgtgtactttctcccctgctcttctccctgtacaccaactgctgcacctccagccacgactccgtcaaactggttaagtttgcggatgacaccaccctcatcggactcatctcggacagcgatgagtctgcctacaggagggaggtggaccggctggtgtcctggtgcagcagcaacaacctggagctcaacgcccagaagacagtggagatgatcgtggacttcaggaaagtcacagcccccctgcctcccctcaccctgacggactcccccatcaccactgtggactctttccgcttcctgggcacctgcatcacccaggatctcaagtgggagccgaccatcagctccctcatcaagaaagcccagcagaggatgttccacctgcggcagctgaggaaacgcaagctgccagtccagatgatggtgcagttttacacggccatcattgagtccatcctcacctcctccatcactgtgtggttcgctggggccactgccagggacagacagagactgcagcgcattgtgcgctctgctgagaaggtgattggctgcagccttccatctatacaggacctgtacgtctccaggactcgggggcgagcaggccgtatagcagctgacacctctcaccctggacatggactatttgagccacttccctctggcaggaggctacggtccattgggaccagaacctctcgccataagaacagtttcttcccctctgctgtttgtctcatgaacactctataatatctgcactaaactggacactttataacaccggtcactttaataagccactttgcactgttgttctgatgctgctattgtacatattttttccctttaagtatttcatttgatttttttaagcatatctttttaactttgtgcatgctcttatttgtatttgtatttattcagtgtgtttatgttgcactttttcaccgtatcaagttcctagtttgtgaactgtgttcagactatggcaataaaagtcttctgattctgaaaaaaaaaaaaattgctcaCTGCTGGCGGTATTGTCGGTGTAATGTGTAGTCTTGATTTGTTGCGCAActgttttattatgaatgttaaaatgttacggTAACTGAACTGAGATcctgttttgaccttgtttttaggtcaggtttttttcatGGGACCAAACAGATTCTCTACTGATGGCGAGCTGGTAGgactaatatattttgttttgctccgcgAACTGTGGATTACGGATTTGCGTGATTacaaactgaacctgaactgaatcctaaaaaaaaggaataaactgaactctcacacaaagtcaaaatctttgacaaagaactgccttcctttttgttgttgtttaaaaccgttaattttgttcattgtaatttgattaaatggtatgccactttgttttgactttcaccaaatgtattttactttattccaatctgttctgtgtgtgtcattcatGCACAAGCTCCCTGAGCAGCCTGTTCTTCTGTCGTCTTAATGCGTTAATTGCCATAAACAATAGCCCAACCAACTAAATATTCTATAGTGGTTAcacaagtctattttttttaagaaaatgacaatattttaCATCTTTGTTGTGCACAATTATATTCCTATATCCCTAAGTGTCTTGGGagctgtggggaagctggcccgagtgatcaaaataggaggcagactcaaaagaagtcccattaaacacatttattacccgtgcagtggtacaccgtggacaaacaaaaataatacatatgtacaaaaattaacggtgctccacaaaaaactaagcaaccaaacttaagcaaccaaacttaagcaactgaaacaaaagccacgtgtACTCTGGCTACACAGGTGTCCCCCATCTGGCTAATTGGCCAGACTAGTATACTTCCCTGTACTGGAAGCCCCTCCCCCGGTCTACTCCATCTCTTGTCCAGGGGGCGGTGGGAGTATCATAAACACTATATTCAATAAAACATCTCTCGGGCCCAAGTCCTTTaccaaaagtgtttaactaaacaaactataaacacttaattccggaaatgaaaatatacaagacattaacacaaagaaataaacaaacttaaatcagtttttttccccctccacatggtccggcccacgaccccactcaagcctataaaatggccgacatagggcacgccccctctttgtctggaccatgtggagatccaggtaagatgattattgactgaactgaatagatgcatttaactaaataaaatatatttaactaacaaatgtgtggtgctTTAAACTgattacaacaaacaaaacaaacccggtaTAGTTCTATTTTGTTGGgtattgaagttattgaaaatgaacaaagatgtgcaaaaccaaatcatagtactattaaaaagggacaaaggcccactttgtcacaggaGCCATGCTGGGAGGCCAGGCTCATGTGGCCTAGAAGTACCTTATAGGTTTTCAGATTACAGCATGTGATGATTTTATGCTCCCAGATGAGGGGCAAGAGTCAGTTTTCTCTGATTATTTCACTGTATGTTTATAGGAAATGCTCAAATATGTCatgatcatttatattagacTGGCCACTGACCTCATTGTATAACATGGTTGCAGATGGCTAGtgctctcacctcacagcaagaaggcaCTGGGTTCAATTCCAGGGTCCTTTTGGTGCAGAATTTGTATGTTTTCCCCCATGTCTGTTTGGgattcctctgggtactccggtttcctccATTAGCTGATTCACTTTGTGTAATAAAAGTGGTAATTTTACCTGCCCCCcttctccattaaaaacaccaGACATCTGAAACCCAATGGTATTTCAGTTTATAACTTCAAATAATATATACAATAAAGTTCTGTTCTGATTACACACGCAATGCTACAGTTACTAGAACAGATCAAGAACTCGATGTGCTGGAGCAGTGAGGAGAGAAGCAGTTTGAATTAGGTGAAAAACATTAGCTGCTTTTGCGCTGTAATGAAAGTGGATATATCAAAGATGCCGTTTGAGTTCATGATTAAAAAACGTAATACACTTTTGTGCTcatgtaaataaacacaaccagatatgtttttgaagaactaacataataatacaacaatgcaatattaataatagtaatcaacaatataaaaaaactgCAAGGAATAAGAAGTAAAAACTGTAACCATATGACTACAATTACACCCATGTTCATTACAAAACAAGTAGATTTGAATTGTATATAGTAAAAATACAGTGACGTTATACTGTTACCCCAAACCATACTAATCCAGTTGCAATAAAAGAAAATTACCGGTACATGTCACATATTAACTCAAATATTAGTCATTTTCTGTTGACGTATTTAAAACATTGCaacatttctgtcttgtttctTTACAGTAACTTGTAAACTCGTAAAGTGGTTCTGGCAAATGGACTTTTATAACTCCTTATCTCAGACGCACTGGGACAAATTGAGCGTGAAAAGTATAAAACCAGGCTTTGAGCTCAGTGTGTCAGATACTCCACAGGCTGCAGTACTTgttaatagtagtagcaattgTAATACTTCACTGTGTACTTTATAGTAATAGCAATAGTTTTTAAGATGAAAAGTTGtttgcttctctctcttctgtgcGGGGCCGTGGTCGCTTGTGCAGCTGCCGGTAACATTCTTCATAAATCTTTTGTTTACTGTTCATTTATGTATTACTATATCTCAAATGTAGGTTACTTTTGTACTGCTCtattcaaaataataacactCGAgtagaaaaaaatcatgttttgctatgactactattactactattattgattttaattgtaatttaattgtcTTTAGCATTGCAGGATAGGGTCTTACTCCTGGCTAATTTGACTAAGTTATTCCTGGGGTTTGCTACTAAATCTGAAATTGACAGATATGTTTTTCCTTTATAGCTGTTCCAGTGGAAGCTGCGGTGCAAGAAGATGTGCCTAATGTTTCTGTCCCAGGtctgttccacaatatggcatcacACTTCAATTACAGGACACTTGTCACTTGCAAGTTTAATTACGTACTGGGAATGTTTACAAAAAccttacatactgcacctttaaaaacaaacagactaTGAATGAAAGTATTATTGCCCCACACGGGAGGCGATAATCAAATAAAGTTTGTGGAGAGCTATATAAATGTAGTAGTAGCTTTATGACCTCTTGCTTTAAATGCCCCAGTAAGCACATTatcttcaaatgttttattgctcagttgtttttctttttttattgttcagatGGAGACGTGTTGACAAAAGTAGACACTGAACCAGTTGTGCTTGGTAAGTAATGTGAATAACTGAAATAAGTGCTGAATTACTGAGTATGACAGCTTTATAAACCACAAAGATACAAAACATTTAGCCAAATTCtaggtttttattgtttttttgtttgttttttaatgaatcttaatcttaaaatgttttgttttatgtcctTGTGAAACAATGACAcatgttaaataaaatgttgtcacTTTTTTCAATTCAAGATGAAAACCTGTTGAAAGAAGTAAAAACCATAGCCTCTGAACCACTTGTACCTGGTAAGTTAAAGACCTACTAATTGCTTTtttcaaaacagaaagaaagttTACAGAAAGACTGAAATCTCCCTAATCTTTTCCCCATAGAAGCAGTGAAAGCAGCTGTTAAAAGCACTCCCAGCCTATTGTCAAATTCACAGCCTCCTACTCCAGTTGTTCAAGGTAAGATCAATGATATATATTGCGTTTTATTTAGTTACAGttgctggtttagttcaggtctggtttagtcctgtccttattcagtcctggtttaagtttagtcctgctgttcTTATGCAGTCCTGGCTTATTCatgtccttgttcagtcctggtttagtcctactttagacaACTTAAACAACTTTGAAAGCCAAATATATTCTAAAAATATTCCCTACCCAAgtgcaaaacaacagcacattttacacagttgTGGTCATTTGATTTAAATTGTCCAAGAGACTTCCTTGTTTACTCAAAATTAAGATTTTGTCCATTGAAATACTGCATTTTCTTCACTTAACTAGCCCATATGTTATCTGTAGGTGTTGCCAATACAAACTGTCCTATTGGATGGCAGCAGTACAATGGCGCCTGTTACCTCATTGTAAACCTGACCTACTCCTGGACCAATGCAGATGTAAGTCATACAAATGTTATGAACATGAAGTTAGAGAGTCTATTCCACTGTAGTAAGACACTTTAACTACCtataaacaaatgtgattgtggGCAGGTTTTGAatcttaatttatttaaagatgcattttCAAGCCAACAAAAGAAGAAAGTATAtgtatttaaatctgtctaaTAAGCTGTGTTAAGTGTGTAGCTATGCAATAATGTTAAATAATACTTTCTTATTCGTCTAATCAAAGGCAATGTGTCAGAGTCTTGGGGCAAGCCTGGCTTCAGTACATAACCTGTGGGAGTACAGCTTCCTGAAACAGCTCACCTGGAGAGCTGGATACTTAACCGCCTGGATCGGAGGATACCGCTTCCAGGTATGAATGTTTTGTattaatattgtattgtttaatGCAGCACTATGGTCAAAAACAGACTCTTCCACCACCCCACCAAGAAAACATGCATGATGAAATCAAAATCATACATATGACATATCGCCAACCCCTGGAGTTACTTTATTAAAATTTCAGTTCCATTTTTTGTTCAACCCTAGAACAACAACTTCATTTTtagtgaacaaatagtttaagaatgattcagtcttagtaactacttaactaAGGGTCGGGGTCAGGAGATAGGGTTAGTATTATTACAGTAATTAATAAGCCtgaattatttttaacaaactaTTTGTGCATTGTGACTCCCCTGGCCACTGGTAGTCTTTAGCTCTAAAAGCACATTCAAAACCTActacaaaacagtttaaaagagCTCAAATGTAAGTTAAATTGAGGGAGAGCATAAAATCGTATCTGTCACCAGCCAGCTGAAGTCGGGACTTGTTTGGCACAGGTGACAGGTGATTAAAAACGAAAGGGTGACCTCTGCTCTCTGCCCCACATATATTCACTATCTCTTCTCtttaccatatattcactgtccctctaCATTACAGTAATACATCCTTTCCTCCTTTTCAGGGATTCTGGAAATGGGACGATGGCTCTGCTTTTGACTACAACAACTGGTATTACTTGCAAAGCTCCAACTACGATTGTGTATTTCTTAACAGCCAAGGTAAGACATGACATTAGAGCTAATATAAAAATactcatacttttttttatgtcaGGTCAACAGTGGCCAAGAGGATGAGAGTAGTAGTAGCCgaaagcagcagtagtggtactactagtagtagtatagtttaTCTTCATATTTGGAAAGTAAATAGTATATGCCAGAACTATAAGATTTTTCCACCGTATTTAAATCAACCCAGCCTTCATATGTAACTCTAAATGAGtaaaaaactactcaaataaaattttaattgAGAACAAGTGTAATAAATTATTGTAACAGACcacataaatattgttttttcagACTCAAGAGGTTGGTCGAGTGAACGCTGTAACCTTCTCCACCCCTTCATCTGTTCCACTAGATACACCCACTGTTAAAGAactgttattttcttttttatatattgtattgtgCATCCGATTTATAACAGTTAAATAAAAGCATTATTTCTGCTGAAATTATAGTgtgattgctttgtctgaacaGATGTCCTGATGACATTTATGTAACCATAGTTTCAAATGCATATTAGGCATAACTTTATGCTTTATAAATCTAGTCAGCAAATCAAATGCTAGCTTGTTTTAGAGCGAAAACTATATAAACTATATGTTGTCTGTATGAACCTTTAAAAAAATTTGACTAActggaaaaatgtgtttcttgtggatGCTATAATTATTGGCCTTGGATAGTAATAGTTTTAATTGTAgtaggtagtagcagtagtagtaaaaaaaagaaaattcatGTCTGTAAAGATGCTTCACTGTTTATCCAAGCCCCTTCTTCAGTTTTAGTCAGATTACttgtgaacactgccttatatctctgaagggaggagctaactacactgaattTGAAAACAGCTattgcaaacaaaggaaacGAAGAatacaatagagctagccagggctctaataggtgtgaaagcacccATTAAGAGCCGAATGAATATTCTAAGTATGACTCTGGCACACTGCACACTTTGTCTATCTTAATGTAGGCACACTTAGTCTAGCCTACATATAGAAACTGTAAGCTTTGgtggatggagttatagatgggggagagattatgtctaaggcccattcctgttcaaggaaggattttctttcctaataaaaatagcttctttaactcctctctcaaaccatttatttcttTGGCTAAActctgtacctcactgtcttcaaaggagtggttagtggctttgaggtgGAGATGTACAGAGGACTGGGGTTCAGAGGAGCTCTCGCGACAGTGTTGCTACATTCTCTAGAGATGTTTtaagtttcagtgcagttaacTCCTTCCTTccgatagatataaggcagtgtccaccagtaatctgaccactgaagaagcggcttggatgagcagtgaaacgtcttcactccttcaacttTTTGctcatttgacagattttacttttgttttttactatggatcaaacatggatgactagtggtggtagtagtggtagcagccTATGTGTATTATTGTGGTTTGTTGTAGTATTTGGTGCTGAGTTAACTTAACTAGAAGCCTGTTTTCTATAACATTAACCTCAGTTCTTAAATCTCTGCACTGACTCCACAAAGAAActgattttaaagttttaatacAAATTTATAAAAGTTTATCCAGGGCTGGGCCAAAGTATCTAACTGAGGTACTGTTCCATACACCCCCAACAGAGGccggaggtcagaggtcagaggggagTGGACTGTTCCCAGAGTCAGGAGTGGACAGTCATTATGCAACTAAACACTGGAATCTGTTAGCAGATAGTCTCATATATTCACAGtgttgcaatttaaaaaagattaaaatgaaagagggaacattatgtaaaaaaaaaaatacactttttgttgatttctacaatgttataatatttccccatcaaaaacatgcatgatggttttttatgtcatccacacatgtttgattaatcttataatctctcccgggctctaTTCAAACTCTCTTTACGACAGTCCTGGCATAGCAcataaataatttgaaatgaattgaaataaataaaatcaagagTGAAATTCTACATTTTTTGTAGAGTGAGTCTGGTTTGTTCTagattagtttagtcctggtctagtctataTTTAGTACACTTTAATCTATGTGGTGTGTCTGTAAGTGTGAacacatataaaaaaacataatctaGATGTTTCCCACTGCATAAATCATAACATTATACAAATAGgtaaaaatcttttattttgaaaacagtAACATCCAAAAACAGCAATGGTCAATGTTCatataaaatattcaaaggTTATATTTtagaataacatttttataataatgcAGAAACATAAGGAGGAGTTAGCACTGGACTTTTATCTGACAGATGGAGGGTAAGGCGGTGTTGCAGTTTGAACTGTACCAGCCTTGGCCAGCTGAAAAACAGTTATACATCTTCATTAACAAAGGAAAAGACAAATACAACGTGTTTCAATTCATTTGTTCAAACATTAAACCAGACTGTCAGGGTCTAAATTCTAAGTACCACTAAACataatatttggctttctgaATACCACCTGATCTAAAAACAGACAATATCAGGCATGAACTAGGGCTAAATCacatctaaaatgactaaattaTGGATAagtttttccatatatttgagcaaaatttggaATATCTGTTGTTAAATTTACTGAAATgtcaaactccactctggtcgcTGAAAATTGTGGAAAGAAAAATTCACTTAttatagtgaataattaggatgtttggaatgtataaggtaagtgaggaataactttggacctctgcaaaccatttaaaatgaactagttctgtttttcacagtcAAAATCAAGTACAGGGCCTTTGATAGATTCATCTCTAAATTAGAGGTGGTCTGTGTTACAGTTTGAGAATCCCTGGTCTAAGCCTTTATCTAAGGTTGTCTAAACTCACCCTGAGTGTTCATCCTCAGACACTTGTAGGTTGTACCGGAGCCTCCGGCCATGAAGTTGTAATAGTCAAAGTAAGAGCCGTCCTGCCACCGCCAAGAGCTctggagaaagaaagaatgtcattttaacctccaactaaatattttttcagttttatcaatGTAGCTTAGTAGAGATAGTAAGATAatagaacctttatttgtcccacaatggggatattccagtgttgcaacatacagtacaagaacagcaagaTCATTTAGTTCACTGACAATCTCCACAAAACCTTTTCTGATTCTGAACTCACCTCAAAGTGGTACCCTCCGATCCAGGCGCTGGAGCAGCCCGCACTGCCCACCATGTACTGGAAGTGGTTATACTCCAGAGGGTTGTGCACTGCTGCCAGAGTCGCCCCGAAGTTTGCACAGTAATTCTGCAGAAACAGGAGGGAGAAGGTCTTAATATCTTAATATCTTTATATCACTGCTGTTGTGCTGACGTATTTTTCTGTACCACAGCAGATCTCCAAGTGTTTGAGTTCCTGTTGAACAAATAGCAGCTTCCACGGAAAAATCCCCAACCAGGAAGACAATACTGAGACATGACTgtggaaaagaaaaataaatatttagtggGTTAGTgttaacaaaacaatacattagtCAGTGTATTACAGTTAATAGTGTGTGTGTACCTTCAGGGGCCAGTGGAGGCAGGTCCTCTACAGCTTCTGTAAAAAAGATTTTTCAAGACATGATCAAATAAATTGTGATTAAATGTGTTTCatcaataggttgtgttcacgttgtagaatgtgatgacaTTATAATCTCAGATGAAGGACAAGTGCCTACGTAACTCTATgagagatattttgttttaaatagaaatCCACAAGTCCAACGGTTGAACATTATTAGTATTTGTTAGAGACTGGGATAGATCCACAATCgggatgggactttcagctcatttatgggatccaaatcttttcGTTAATTTCAAAGATcagttcaaaagactggctgatgctaaagtaaaaacacattttacctaCAAATTTCATAGTTATTTTTTTGAGAATCAAACTGACAACCCTCCAGTTAGTGGGAGCACATCTCTGCTGCCTGTGACTGATTGTCTTACCTGGTTTAGGCTCCTCTTTCACTTCCACCATCTGCACCTGGGCCACTTCTGCTGGAGGAGTTAAAATAAGAACATCATCCACACTGAATATAATACAGGTTATTGTGTTAAACCAAgatgaactaaactaaacacacattttttgttatcGTTGTGCACATTAGGTTGGTGAAGTCATTACAAAACAGTCTGAAACAGGGATTAAACTGACAACCCTCTGGTCAGTGGGCAAAATTCTCTACTGCCTGTGACTGATTGTATCACCTGGTTTAGGCTCATCTTTCACTTCCACCGTCTTAACTGGCTCCTCTGCTGGGGCCGCTAAAATGACAAGACACATGTATAAAAAGTTACAGTGTAGGTGAAATAATTGACTATTTCTTTTCACTTTGGATAATTTGGAAACACTGATTTGACATTTTaagaataaatgtgtttcaatGTGATAcctgtggctttaaatgaaaCAGccgcaaaaagaagaaaaatcacaacagttTTCATCTTCAaatctgcagaaaaaaatatcaacatattttattacaagtctgacatcaaaacaaaacaaaattctactataactactacaaatactaagTAATCTGACTCATGTTGATATATTCAGTCACTACTCTGCCACAGTCAATGGTGATAAACTACGTCTCTAGTTTGAACAGATTAGAGTGGGGTTTcttaatgttttggttttaaagtGAC
This genomic window contains:
- the LOC117374979 gene encoding type-2 ice-structuring protein-like isoform X1; translated protein: MKSCLLLSLLCGAVVACAAAAVPVEAAVQEDVPNVSVPDGDVLTKVDTEPVVLDENLLKEVKTIASEPLVPEAVKAAVKSTPSLLSNSQPPTPVVQGVANTNCPIGWQQYNGACYLIVNLTYSWTNADAMCQSLGASLASVHNLWEYSFLKQLTWRAGYLTAWIGGYRFQGFWKWDDGSAFDYNNWYYLQSSNYDCVFLNSQDSRGWSSERCNLLHPFICSTRYTHC
- the LOC117374979 gene encoding type-2 ice-structuring protein-like isoform X2; translation: MKSCLLLSLLCGAVVACAAAAVPVEAAVQEDVPNVSVPDGDVLTKVDTEPVVLDENLLKEVKTIASEPLVPAVKAAVKSTPSLLSNSQPPTPVVQGVANTNCPIGWQQYNGACYLIVNLTYSWTNADAMCQSLGASLASVHNLWEYSFLKQLTWRAGYLTAWIGGYRFQGFWKWDDGSAFDYNNWYYLQSSNYDCVFLNSQDSRGWSSERCNLLHPFICSTRYTHC
- the LOC117374979 gene encoding type-2 ice-structuring protein-like isoform X3; amino-acid sequence: MKSCLLLSLLCGAVVACAAAAVPVEAAVQEDVPDGDVLTKVDTEPVVLDENLLKEVKTIASEPLVPEAVKAAVKSTPSLLSNSQPPTPVVQGVANTNCPIGWQQYNGACYLIVNLTYSWTNADAMCQSLGASLASVHNLWEYSFLKQLTWRAGYLTAWIGGYRFQGFWKWDDGSAFDYNNWYYLQSSNYDCVFLNSQDSRGWSSERCNLLHPFICSTRYTHC
- the LOC117369536 gene encoding ladderlectin-like isoform X2, with product MKTVVIFLLFAAVSFKATAAPAEEPVKTVEVKDEPKPEVAQVQMVEVKEEPKPEAVEDLPPLAPEVMSQYCLPGWGFFRGSCYLFNRNSNTWRSAVNYCANFGATLAAVHNPLEYNHFQYMVGSAGCSSAWIGGYHFESSWRWQDGSYFDYYNFMAGGSGTTYKCLRMNTQAGQGWYSSNCNTALPSICQIKVQC
- the LOC117369536 gene encoding ladderlectin-like isoform X1, translating into MKTVVIFLLFAAVSFKATAAPAEEPVKTVEVKDEPKPAEVAQVQMVEVKEEPKPEAVEDLPPLAPEVMSQYCLPGWGFFRGSCYLFNRNSNTWRSAVNYCANFGATLAAVHNPLEYNHFQYMVGSAGCSSAWIGGYHFESSWRWQDGSYFDYYNFMAGGSGTTYKCLRMNTQAGQGWYSSNCNTALPSICQIKVQC